A region from the Candidatus Zixiibacteriota bacterium genome encodes:
- a CDS encoding cytochrome b N-terminal domain-containing protein — protein sequence MFRSGKPRSDRTRSAFVFGNVFLHLHPVRTHRWSLRWSTTWGLGIAALSCFFVLLITGVLLMFYYKPYPDVAYLSIKDIHFVVPTGRFIRNIHRWSGNMMVVLVLLHMARVFYTAAYRAPREFNWVIGMGLLVATLGLSFTGYLLPWDQLAYWAITIGANIAQSPREVTDALGITRWLDIGGLQKLLLLGSEDVGEEALIRFYLFHVMILPLLLVALMSVHFWRIRKDGGLARPADAEKRLGPPGTDVYPVFTEAPQKTYSLAALVKGRTAAVGNGPEQTVPSMPHLMIAEAAVFMLTVALSVVLAIFLDAPLKEVANPAVPENPAKAPWYFLGLQELVSHSAFMGGIGIPMIVLVGLGLIPYLDRETEGTGVWFGGPGGKPLVVRSLVFGLAAVIAVEAFVIRFGWIRQWWPAAPQLVITLVNPGTLLTVLYALYSLRCLKTYDSTRAGALALFTCFVCGFVVLTAIGTYFRGPNWEFYWSPAQWPGH from the coding sequence ATGTTTCGCAGCGGGAAGCCCCGGTCGGATCGGACGCGTTCCGCGTTCGTTTTCGGCAACGTCTTTTTGCACCTGCATCCGGTTCGAACCCACCGGTGGAGCCTGCGCTGGTCGACCACCTGGGGGCTCGGCATTGCCGCGCTCTCCTGCTTCTTCGTCCTGCTGATCACCGGCGTGCTGCTCATGTTCTATTACAAGCCGTACCCGGACGTTGCCTACCTCTCGATCAAGGACATCCATTTCGTGGTGCCGACGGGGCGCTTCATTCGCAACATCCACCGCTGGTCGGGCAACATGATGGTGGTGCTCGTGCTGCTGCACATGGCGCGGGTCTTCTACACCGCGGCTTACCGGGCGCCGCGCGAATTCAACTGGGTGATCGGGATGGGACTGCTGGTGGCAACCCTCGGTCTCTCCTTTACCGGTTATCTCCTTCCCTGGGACCAGCTCGCGTATTGGGCGATCACCATCGGCGCCAACATCGCCCAGTCTCCCCGGGAGGTGACCGACGCGCTCGGAATCACCCGATGGCTGGATATCGGCGGACTGCAAAAACTGCTTCTTCTGGGCTCCGAAGACGTCGGGGAAGAAGCGCTCATCCGCTTCTACCTCTTTCACGTCATGATCCTCCCGCTGCTGCTCGTGGCGCTCATGAGCGTTCATTTCTGGCGCATTCGCAAAGACGGAGGTCTCGCCCGGCCCGCCGACGCGGAAAAACGGCTCGGACCTCCAGGGACGGACGTCTATCCGGTCTTCACGGAAGCGCCGCAAAAGACCTACAGCCTCGCCGCGCTGGTCAAGGGGAGAACGGCGGCGGTCGGCAACGGGCCGGAGCAGACGGTTCCCTCCATGCCGCATCTCATGATCGCGGAGGCCGCCGTGTTCATGTTGACGGTGGCGCTTTCCGTCGTTCTGGCGATTTTCCTCGACGCCCCGCTCAAGGAAGTGGCGAATCCCGCCGTTCCCGAAAATCCCGCCAAGGCGCCATGGTATTTTTTGGGTCTCCAGGAACTGGTTTCCCACTCCGCGTTCATGGGGGGCATCGGCATCCCGATGATCGTGCTCGTCGGTCTGGGCCTGATTCCCTACCTGGATCGCGAAACCGAAGGAACCGGCGTGTGGTTCGGTGGGCCGGGCGGCAAACCGCTGGTCGTCCGTTCGCTCGTCTTCGGCCTCGCCGCGGTCATCGCCGTCGAGGCGTTCGTGATTCGCTTCGGGTGGATTCGTCAATGGTGGCCCGCCGCACCCCAGCTGGTCATCACCCTGGTCAACCCGGGAACGCTGCTCACGGTCTTGTACGCTCTTTACTCCCTGCGGTGTTTGAAGACATACGACTCCACGCGCGCCGGCGCTCTCGCCCTGTTCACCTGCTTCGTCTGCGGTTTCGTCGTGCTCACCGCGATCGGCACCTACTTCCGCGGACCGAACTGGGAATTTTACTGGTCGCCGGCCCAGTGGCCGGGACACTGA
- a CDS encoding Rieske 2Fe-2S domain-containing protein codes for MKNDPDTGETGRSRLEPEPMARRDFLGLTAWWSAAAALLFGFLGAIRLPKAAVLPSPSKRFPVALPASLAPGQPYVPAGRSVAIYKEGNGVYAVSRICTHLGCIVNATESGFDCPCHGSKFAKDGTVLKGPAPKPLPWLEIKSVGPNQFLVDEGKTVPPGTTVTV; via the coding sequence ATGAAAAACGATCCCGATACCGGGGAAACCGGACGGTCGCGGCTCGAGCCCGAGCCCATGGCGCGCAGAGATTTTCTCGGTCTGACGGCCTGGTGGTCCGCAGCGGCCGCCCTGCTCTTCGGGTTTCTCGGCGCGATCCGCCTGCCGAAGGCCGCCGTCCTTCCTTCCCCATCGAAGAGGTTCCCCGTCGCGCTGCCCGCGTCGCTCGCCCCCGGTCAGCCCTACGTCCCGGCGGGTCGTTCCGTCGCGATCTACAAGGAGGGCAACGGCGTATACGCGGTTTCCAGGATTTGCACGCACCTGGGCTGCATCGTGAACGCCACCGAGTCCGGCTTCGATTGCCCGTGTCACGGCTCGAAGTTCGCGAAAGACGGAACCGTATTGAAAGGGCCCGCGCCGAAGCCGCTGCCCTGGCTGGAGATCAAATCCGTGGGCCCGAACCAGTTCCTGGTGGACGAGGGCAAGACCGTGCCGCCCGGCACCACCGTGACCGTATGA
- a CDS encoding FAD-dependent oxidoreductase: MEQVLQNGYRVELPSAAHHRQLISCQVACPVHTDARGYVRAIADGDFERAYLIARGPNPLASICGRICGAPCELSCRRGKIPRTDDDGSFVALDRPIAIRALKRFVCESHGAEARGADEILQALRSYEPGVAADSEEMASLLRAAARGAFVPANGERVAIVGSGPAGLSAAHDLALLGFQPVIFEAEPVPAGMLALGVPEYRLPRELIRREIAVIQALGVEIRCNARVGRDISLRALRADFAAVIIAVGAKRSRSLGLAGEQGPGVYGGVDFLRAVALGERLPLGSDVAVIGGGNVAYDVARTVVRQAAYDAARTAARLAGTRRVRLVSLETLEEMPADTVEIREGAEEGIERLSGWGPVEIQRDSLGRVRGLEIKRCLRVYDDQRRFAPQFAEHDRRTLECDTVLIAAGQAPDLSFLDDGGADVEQIRPGWPKVDPATLMTSAAGVFVAGDLAHGTRLLIDAVASGKRAARSVYQYLTGRALHPETLTSFIRLDRYRRERGYERIRRVELPALAIEERVRDPRALVEKRLEERDAVREASRCLDCGVTPVFDSARCILCGGCADVCPTLCLTLVPVSSLHSTPELTDLIRSRLGDGADRDDASAILKDEDRCIRCALCVERCPADAIAMERVIFRTEWRTA, from the coding sequence GTGGAACAGGTGCTACAGAACGGCTATCGGGTTGAGCTTCCCTCCGCCGCTCACCACAGGCAGCTGATTTCATGTCAGGTCGCCTGTCCGGTGCACACCGACGCGCGCGGCTACGTGCGGGCGATCGCCGACGGGGACTTCGAACGGGCTTATCTGATCGCCCGGGGACCCAACCCTCTCGCTTCCATCTGCGGCAGAATCTGCGGCGCCCCCTGCGAGCTCTCGTGCCGGCGGGGCAAAATTCCCCGCACCGACGACGACGGGTCGTTCGTGGCGCTGGACCGGCCGATTGCCATCCGGGCGCTCAAGAGATTCGTCTGCGAGTCCCACGGCGCGGAGGCTCGCGGCGCCGATGAGATCCTGCAGGCGCTGCGCTCGTACGAGCCCGGCGTCGCCGCCGACTCCGAAGAGATGGCTTCTCTGCTCCGGGCGGCCGCGCGCGGAGCGTTCGTTCCGGCAAACGGGGAGCGGGTCGCCATCGTCGGGTCGGGGCCGGCGGGACTGAGCGCCGCGCACGATCTCGCCCTGCTCGGTTTCCAGCCGGTGATTTTCGAGGCGGAGCCCGTACCGGCGGGCATGCTCGCTCTGGGGGTGCCCGAGTACCGCCTACCCCGCGAGCTCATCCGCCGCGAGATCGCCGTCATCCAGGCGCTCGGCGTGGAGATCCGCTGCAACGCCAGGGTCGGCCGGGACATCTCGCTGCGCGCCCTGCGCGCGGATTTCGCCGCCGTGATCATCGCCGTGGGCGCAAAGCGTTCGCGAAGCCTGGGCCTTGCGGGCGAGCAGGGCCCGGGGGTTTACGGCGGCGTCGATTTCCTTCGCGCGGTCGCGCTCGGCGAGCGCTTGCCGCTCGGCTCGGACGTCGCAGTGATCGGCGGCGGCAACGTCGCCTACGACGTCGCGCGCACCGTGGTACGCCAGGCCGCTTACGACGCGGCGCGCACCGCCGCGCGCCTGGCCGGAACCCGGCGCGTTCGTCTGGTCTCGCTGGAAACGCTCGAGGAGATGCCGGCGGACACCGTGGAAATCCGGGAGGGAGCCGAGGAGGGAATCGAGCGCCTCTCCGGCTGGGGGCCGGTGGAAATTCAGCGGGATTCCCTCGGACGCGTCCGCGGTCTCGAGATCAAGCGTTGCCTGCGCGTCTACGACGATCAACGACGCTTCGCGCCGCAGTTCGCGGAGCACGACCGCCGGACTCTGGAGTGCGACACGGTTTTGATTGCCGCCGGTCAGGCGCCGGACCTTTCGTTCCTCGACGACGGCGGCGCCGATGTCGAGCAGATCCGTCCCGGCTGGCCGAAGGTGGATCCGGCCACGCTGATGACTTCGGCCGCAGGGGTCTTCGTCGCGGGGGATCTCGCCCACGGCACCCGGTTGCTGATCGACGCCGTCGCTTCCGGCAAGCGGGCGGCCCGCTCGGTCTACCAGTATCTGACCGGACGGGCGCTCCACCCCGAAACCCTGACGAGCTTCATCCGGCTCGACCGCTATCGGCGCGAGCGCGGCTACGAGCGAATCCGCCGCGTCGAGCTGCCCGCGCTGGCTATCGAGGAGCGCGTCCGGGATCCCAGGGCGCTGGTGGAAAAACGCCTGGAGGAACGGGACGCCGTGCGCGAGGCCTCCCGCTGCCTGGATTGCGGCGTGACGCCGGTCTTCGATTCCGCTCGCTGCATTCTGTGCGGCGGCTGCGCCGACGTCTGTCCGACGCTTTGCCTGACGCTGGTCCCGGTCTCGTCCCTCCATTCTACCCCGGAGCTGACCGACCTCATTCGATCACGGCTCGGGGACGGCGCCGACCGGGACGACGCCTCCGCCATCCTGAAGGACGAGGATCGCTGCATCCGCTGCGCGCTTTGCGTCGAGCGCTGCCCTGCCGATGCCATTGCGATGGAGCGCGTCATTTTCCGAACCGAGTGGAGAACGGCATGA